The following proteins are co-located in the Amphiprion ocellaris isolate individual 3 ecotype Okinawa chromosome 7, ASM2253959v1, whole genome shotgun sequence genome:
- the treh gene encoding trehalase isoform X2 translates to MYNLLVICFSSVTLFACVKSAFPPPCDSEIYCTGPILHQVQTAKLFDDDKYFVDMKLRAAPDVVLSAFHNLSSKFPNNNVPPADLREFLNEHFEKPGTEFESWTPPDWHDKPKFLGGIADEQLLKWAGEIHNLWKSLGRKIHTGVNDQPELYSQIYTPNPVVVPGGRFRELYYWDSYWVINGLLLSEMTDTALGMIQNFLYLVNRAALPVLEKEYQFWMTNRSVAVLLNGTLQVLNRYHVQADLPRPESYTDDLELAEGLTDELKEQLWMDLKAGAESGWDFTSRWFIDGDGHNNGTLKETRTSQILPVDLNALLCRNEKTLASFHRLLGDGDSAARYDQAAARRLEAVELVLWDAERGAWFDYSLVTHSRHSEFHPSNLAPVWARCYSRPEMGEQAVQYLRGSGALQYPNGVPTSLKESGQQWDYPNAWPPLQHMLIDGLSKLPSKDAQQLAFDLAQRWIKTNWLAYIKYEAMFEKYDVNGDGKPGGGGEYEVQLGFGWTNGVALQLLDQYGATLTSGGRHVSSGFLLPLVIAATLALQ, encoded by the exons ATGTATAACTTGCTGGTAATTTGCTTCTCATCAGTGACTCTCTTTGCCTGTGTAAAGAGTGCGTTTCCTCCACCTTGTGACAG TGAGATCTACTGCACCGGGCCCATCCTGCATCAGGTGCAAACGGCTAAACTGTTTGATGACGACAAGTATTTTGTTGATATGAAACTGAGGGCAGCTCCTG ATGTTGTGCTGTCGGCCTTTCACAACCTTTCAAGTAAATTCCCAAACAACAACGTCCCGCCTGCCGACCTGCGGGAATTCCTCAATGAGCACTTTGAGAAACCAGGGACGGAGTTTGAGTCGTGGACGCCGCCTGACTGGCATGACAA GCCGAAGTTCCTGGGAGGAATAGCGGACGAGCAGCTACTTAAGTGGGCAGGAGAGATTCACAATCTGTGGAAGTCACTCGGCAGAAAG ATCCACACCGGTGTCAACGATCAGCCGGAGCTCTACTCGCAGATCTACACCCCAAACCCGGTGGTGGTGCCGGGCGGCCGCTTCAGGGAGCTCTACTACTG GGACTCCTACTGGGTCATCAATGGGCTCCTGCTGTCGGAGATGACAGACACGGCCTTGGGGATGATTCAGAACTTCCTCTACCTCGTCAACAG AGCAGCTTTACCAGTTCTGGAAAAGGAGTACCAGTTCTGGATGACGAACCGTTCCGTGGCTGTACTACTAAATGGGACACTGCAGGTACTGAACCGGTATCATGTGCAGGCCGACTTGCCGAG GCCTGAATCCTACACAGATGATCTGGAATTAGCTGAAGGATTGACTGATG AGCTTAAAGAGCAGCTGTGGATGGATCTGAAGGCGGGCGCGGAGTCTGGTTGGGACTTTACTTCCCGCTGGTTCATAGACGGTGACGGCCACAACAACGGCACCCTCAAAGAGACTCGCACCAGCCAGATCCTGCCCGTTGACCTCAACGCTCTGCTGTGCCGCAACGAGAAAACTCTCGCTTCGTTTCACCGGCTGCTGG GTGACGGTGACTCAGCCGCTCGCTACGACCAGGCTGCAGCCCGCAGACTGGAGGCGGTGGAGCTGGTGCTGTGGGATGCTGAGAGGGGAGCCTGGTTTGACTACAGCCTGGTGACGCACTCCAGACACTCCGAGTTTCACCCCTCCAACCTGGCGCCGGTTTGGGCTCGGTGCTATTCTCGGCCTGAGATGGGAGAGCAGGCAGTGCAGTATCTGAGG GGGAGTGGTGCTCTCCAGTATCCCAACGGAGTACCGACGTCACTGAAGGAGTCTGGGCAGCAGTGGGACTATCCGAACGCCTGGCCTCCTTTACAGCACATGCTCATCGATG GTTTATCCAAACTGCCTTCAAAAGACGCCCAGCAACTGGCATTTGATTTGGCCCAGCGTTGGATCAAGACAAACTGGTTGGCCTACATTAAGTATGAAGCCATGTTTGAAAAG TACGATGTGAACGGAGATGGCAAAcctggtggtggaggagagtACGAAGTTCAG
- the treh gene encoding trehalase isoform X1 translates to MYNLLVICFSSVTLFACVKSAFPPPCDSEIYCTGPILHQVQTAKLFDDDKYFVDMKLRAAPDVVLSAFHNLSSKFPNNNVPPADLREFLNEHFEKPGTEFESWTPPDWHDKPKFLGGIADEQLLKWAGEIHNLWKSLGRKIHTGVNDQPELYSQIYTPNPVVVPGGRFRELYYWDSYWVINGLLLSEMTDTALGMIQNFLYLVNRYGFVPNGGRIYYERRSQPPFLTLMVESYYQTTRNKDFLRAALPVLEKEYQFWMTNRSVAVLLNGTLQVLNRYHVQADLPRPESYTDDLELAEGLTDELKEQLWMDLKAGAESGWDFTSRWFIDGDGHNNGTLKETRTSQILPVDLNALLCRNEKTLASFHRLLGDGDSAARYDQAAARRLEAVELVLWDAERGAWFDYSLVTHSRHSEFHPSNLAPVWARCYSRPEMGEQAVQYLRGSGALQYPNGVPTSLKESGQQWDYPNAWPPLQHMLIDGLSKLPSKDAQQLAFDLAQRWIKTNWLAYIKYEAMFEKYDVNGDGKPGGGGEYEVQLGFGWTNGVALQLLDQYGATLTSGGRHVSSGFLLPLVIAATLALQ, encoded by the exons ATGTATAACTTGCTGGTAATTTGCTTCTCATCAGTGACTCTCTTTGCCTGTGTAAAGAGTGCGTTTCCTCCACCTTGTGACAG TGAGATCTACTGCACCGGGCCCATCCTGCATCAGGTGCAAACGGCTAAACTGTTTGATGACGACAAGTATTTTGTTGATATGAAACTGAGGGCAGCTCCTG ATGTTGTGCTGTCGGCCTTTCACAACCTTTCAAGTAAATTCCCAAACAACAACGTCCCGCCTGCCGACCTGCGGGAATTCCTCAATGAGCACTTTGAGAAACCAGGGACGGAGTTTGAGTCGTGGACGCCGCCTGACTGGCATGACAA GCCGAAGTTCCTGGGAGGAATAGCGGACGAGCAGCTACTTAAGTGGGCAGGAGAGATTCACAATCTGTGGAAGTCACTCGGCAGAAAG ATCCACACCGGTGTCAACGATCAGCCGGAGCTCTACTCGCAGATCTACACCCCAAACCCGGTGGTGGTGCCGGGCGGCCGCTTCAGGGAGCTCTACTACTG GGACTCCTACTGGGTCATCAATGGGCTCCTGCTGTCGGAGATGACAGACACGGCCTTGGGGATGATTCAGAACTTCCTCTACCTCGTCAACAG ATATGGCTTCGTTCCAAATGGTGGGCGGATTTACTATGAAAGGCGCAGCCAACCTCCATTCCTCACTCTAATGGTGGAGAGCTACTATCAAACAACCAGGAATAAAGACTTCCTCAG AGCAGCTTTACCAGTTCTGGAAAAGGAGTACCAGTTCTGGATGACGAACCGTTCCGTGGCTGTACTACTAAATGGGACACTGCAGGTACTGAACCGGTATCATGTGCAGGCCGACTTGCCGAG GCCTGAATCCTACACAGATGATCTGGAATTAGCTGAAGGATTGACTGATG AGCTTAAAGAGCAGCTGTGGATGGATCTGAAGGCGGGCGCGGAGTCTGGTTGGGACTTTACTTCCCGCTGGTTCATAGACGGTGACGGCCACAACAACGGCACCCTCAAAGAGACTCGCACCAGCCAGATCCTGCCCGTTGACCTCAACGCTCTGCTGTGCCGCAACGAGAAAACTCTCGCTTCGTTTCACCGGCTGCTGG GTGACGGTGACTCAGCCGCTCGCTACGACCAGGCTGCAGCCCGCAGACTGGAGGCGGTGGAGCTGGTGCTGTGGGATGCTGAGAGGGGAGCCTGGTTTGACTACAGCCTGGTGACGCACTCCAGACACTCCGAGTTTCACCCCTCCAACCTGGCGCCGGTTTGGGCTCGGTGCTATTCTCGGCCTGAGATGGGAGAGCAGGCAGTGCAGTATCTGAGG GGGAGTGGTGCTCTCCAGTATCCCAACGGAGTACCGACGTCACTGAAGGAGTCTGGGCAGCAGTGGGACTATCCGAACGCCTGGCCTCCTTTACAGCACATGCTCATCGATG GTTTATCCAAACTGCCTTCAAAAGACGCCCAGCAACTGGCATTTGATTTGGCCCAGCGTTGGATCAAGACAAACTGGTTGGCCTACATTAAGTATGAAGCCATGTTTGAAAAG TACGATGTGAACGGAGATGGCAAAcctggtggtggaggagagtACGAAGTTCAG